A stretch of the Alphaproteobacteria bacterium genome encodes the following:
- a CDS encoding AbrB/MazE/SpoVT family DNA-binding domain-containing protein yields the protein MTRTSLFKSNRSQAVRLPKDVAFPVGVHEVSIVKDGIRRVITPANATWEDFFNGSGIDLGDRSQPKPQERDPF from the coding sequence ATGACACGGACATCGCTTTTCAAATCCAACCGGTCGCAGGCCGTCCGCTTGCCAAAAGACGTCGCTTTTCCGGTGGGAGTCCACGAAGTCTCCATCGTCAAAGATGGCATCCGGCGCGTCATCACGCCCGCCAACGCGACGTGGGAAGATTTCTTCAATGGCTCCGGCATCGATCTTGGTGATCGCAGTCAGCCCAAGCCGCAAGAGCGAGACCCGTTCTAA